The stretch of DNA ATAAAAAACATCCCGAAAAAGGTTACAGCCATAGTTTCAATGGAATGTTCTCTTTTTTTCTTAAGCATTTCTACGGCAAATACCGGTATCAAAAAAAGACTTAAGAAAGCGGCAGTACTTTGATTTAAGGACGCAGGGCCGAAAGACGTACCGCTAAGAAACACAAATAAGAACAAACAAAGCCCCATTATTATGCCGATAAAAGGTTGAGATGAATATTTTGTTCTAACAAGGACAAAATATTCCCACAGAGCTAAAAAAACCACTCCGCACATAAGAATAAAAAAAGGAATATTTCCCCAGTATATTGAAAGAAGAACCAGGGGTATTCCTATAATGGAAGTTAAAAGTCTCGGAAGAAGCATAAAGAATCCTTTGAAACCGTTACCCGTCACCAGTAATAACTATAAAATCTAAAAATCATGTTTACAGACAGTTCCCCCATTGAGCCGCATATGAGCGAGATTTTTTTAGGGAGTAGTCATCGAGGACTGTTTGAAGCCCCTCCTGGCGAAGCCGAAGGGCAAGTTCCGCAGATGCCTAAAAAATATCGAGCGAATGGCTCACGGGGTGCATTTCTTTTGGTTACTTTTCTTTTTGCAAGAAAAGAAAAGTGAACCAGGGGTGCAGTCCCTCGACTTTGCTCGGGATGTTGAGCTTGTCGAAACAGGGCAGAAAAGCACCGCGACTTTGATTCTTTACCGAAGCACATTTCTAAATAGTGAAAAAGATCTAAAAAAAATGCTGGTCATTGCTGCTAAAGCACTGGCCAGCCTAATAAATTTTTCTAAATGCCGCCAAATCTGCGGTTTCTTCTTTGATATTCTATTATGGCGCTGTAAAGATCATTTTCATTAAAATCAGGCCATAAAACTTCAGTAAAATATAGTTCAGAATAAGCCAGTTGCCATAAAAGAAAATTTGAAAGGCGTTTTTCTCCCGAGGTTCTTATAAAAAGGTCAGGGTCAGGAATTCCTTCGGTATAGAGATTATCGGATAAATCTTTTTCTTTAATTTCTTTTAGCTTTTTTCTTAAAAGAAAATTTACGGCCCTTACAATTTCCTGGCGGCCGCCGTAATTAAGAGCAAGGTTAAGTAAAAGACCGGAATTTCTGCTCGTTTTCTTGATTACTTTATCAAGTTCTGTTTTGGTTCCTTGAGGTAATTTAGAAATATTTCCGATAACATTGAGCCGAATGTTATTTTTCAGCAGATTTTTTAGTTCTTTGCGAAGATAAGTTTTTAAAAGAACCATCAAGCTGTTGATTTCGGTTTTCGGCCTGGCCCAATTTTCAGTTGAAAAAGCGTACAAGGTTAAGATTTTTATCTTTAATTTTGCGCATGTTTCAACAATATTTCTGACAGCCTTTTCTCCTGCTCTGTGCCCTAAAATACGAGGAAGCCCTCTTTTTTTGGCCCAGCGGCCGTTGCCGTCCATTATAACGGCAATATGTTTCGGCAATTGAGAATGATCAATTTTTTCAATTATTAACACTTTTTTAAATTAATTTTTTGTTCCGTTAATGCAGCTAACCGGACAAACATCCATACAATCACCGCAATCCGTACATTTTGAACCGTCAATTTTATACTTGTCATCATCTTGCGATATCGCCGATTGCTTACACGCTGATTCACAAGCCCCGCATCCTGCGCACTGCACCTGATCAATAGAAAATGCCATTTTAAATCTCCATTATTTCTTTTTCTTTGAGCGCTATAACCTCATCAATTTTTTTAATATAGGAATCTGTCAACTTTTGAGATTCTTGTTCAGCTTTTATTTGTTCATCTTCGGTAATCTTTTTTTCTTTTTCGGCTTTTTTGATATTCTCAAGGATTTCTCTTCTCACATTTCTGATTGAAACTTTAAAATCTTCCGCCATTTTGTGTACCATTTTAATTATTTCCTTACGGCGATCTTCAGTCAGTTTAGGAACGGAAATCCTGATTATTTTTCCGTCATTATTCGGAGTGATACCCAGCTCGGATTTTAAAATGGCTTTCTCAATGTTCCCGCTTTGAGAAATATCCCAGGGACGTATTTCTATAGTCCTTGAATCGGGAATACTTAAGTTCGCAAGCTGATTTATAGGCATTGAAGTCCCGTAGCTTTCAACTTTAATCCCTTCCACAAGCGCTACGTTTGCCCTGCCTGTCCGCAAAGCCGCGAAATCGTTTTTCATTTTTTCTAAAGCTTTTTTCATGGGCTCTTCGCCCTGAGCAACAATAGTTCTGAAAATCATACAAGGCTCCTTGATCCAATTTAACCGGATTTAAATCCTGTTAATACAGACCTTTAAGAAACTATCGTTCCAATATCTTCGCCTGACAAGACTTTGGATAAACTCCCCTTTTTGTGAAAATTGAAAACAATTATCGGAAGTTCATTATCACTGCATAATGAAAATGCCGCGGTGTCCATAACTTTAAGTTTTTTGCTTATAGCTTGCGAAAAACTTAATGTTTTAAACTTTTTTGCATTTTTATTTTTTTTTGGATCGTCGTCATAAACCCCATCAACCTGAGTCGCCTTAAG from Elusimicrobiota bacterium encodes:
- a CDS encoding isoprenyl transferase is translated as MLIIEKIDHSQLPKHIAVIMDGNGRWAKKRGLPRILGHRAGEKAVRNIVETCAKLKIKILTLYAFSTENWARPKTEINSLMVLLKTYLRKELKNLLKNNIRLNVIGNISKLPQGTKTELDKVIKKTSRNSGLLLNLALNYGGRQEIVRAVNFLLRKKLKEIKEKDLSDNLYTEGIPDPDLFIRTSGEKRLSNFLLWQLAYSELYFTEVLWPDFNENDLYSAIIEYQRRNRRFGGI
- a CDS encoding 4Fe-4S binding protein; translated protein: MAFSIDQVQCAGCGACESACKQSAISQDDDKYKIDGSKCTDCGDCMDVCPVSCINGTKN
- the frr gene encoding ribosome recycling factor translates to MIFRTIVAQGEEPMKKALEKMKNDFAALRTGRANVALVEGIKVESYGTSMPINQLANLSIPDSRTIEIRPWDISQSGNIEKAILKSELGITPNNDGKIIRISVPKLTEDRRKEIIKMVHKMAEDFKVSIRNVRREILENIKKAEKEKKITEDEQIKAEQESQKLTDSYIKKIDEVIALKEKEIMEI